The Sagittula sp. P11 genome window below encodes:
- a CDS encoding VWA domain-containing protein — protein sequence MLRLLITVIFATCASFAMAQDRPNTILVIDGSGSMWGQIDGVNKIVIARDVVGDLLDSFPADQNLGLTVYGHRERGNCADIETVVAPGQGTSARIREAVNGINPRGKTPMTDALLAAAEALRYTEERATVILVSDGIETCNPDPCAAARAMEEAGIDFTAHVIGFDVTDPEALAQMQCLARETGGQFLTAGSADQLASALNAVVEEPVYVPQTVQIAGVLQPGGPEIAGPIRWNILPEAGANYDGAGPGYAIDLVAGRYDVVGIRESDGAEAGTVFDVAARETDQGQRVEVVFPEPAPDPTMVTFRAVIGTENGPEIETPVIWDVVSEDAGVLVDGEMANPMPAQLMPGAHTVTAYWAAQETASPPRQFIVTADPREIVVVFEPPAVTASIGAPSSAIVGSTIEVTWNGPGQEGDFIGIGKAGASGSGRWRNFTETGAGSPLNLLVPPEPGAYAIGYFDGATNDMLGSVAIDVLPANITISAPAEVSVSETFEVAWTGPDYADDFIGIGLVGAGGSGQWRNFTMTSQGSPLQLRAPAAPGDYLIKYFLGQDNWASFEVAVTVTEPEISLSAPAEVEASTFFEVAWTGPDTPGDFIGIGKVGAGGSGQWRNFAATSDGNPARLQAPPEAGDYLIKYFLDQDNTALFEIPITVGQPQVSLTAPAEADVSQTIEVAWAGPDTPGDFIGIGKVGAGGSGQWLNYVATADGTPARLMTPSEPGEYLIKYFLDQDNTALIEVPITLRQPEVSLSAPASAEVSTMIEVAWTGPDTPGDFIGVGKAGAGGSGQWRNYAETSTGNPVRLLVPAEPGDYVIKYFLDQRNTPLYEVPLTVTAAEVSMEVPAIVTGGTVVDIPWTGPNHAGDFIGIGLAGAGGSGQWRSYAPTVDGSPARLRIPTVGGDYAVQYFLDQDNTSALEIPVKVVTPAATLDVPATAAPGATIEVAWTGPNYDGDYIGLGKAGAGGSGQWRTYAETSGGPVLSLTLPEEPGEYLIQYFVNSDQTSIAKHALVIQ from the coding sequence ATGCTTCGCCTTTTGATCACTGTCATTTTCGCAACCTGCGCGTCCTTTGCCATGGCGCAGGACCGTCCCAACACAATCCTCGTCATCGATGGCTCCGGCTCGATGTGGGGCCAGATCGACGGCGTGAACAAGATCGTCATTGCCCGCGACGTGGTCGGTGACCTGCTGGACAGCTTTCCCGCCGATCAGAACCTTGGCCTGACGGTCTATGGCCACCGCGAGCGGGGCAACTGTGCGGATATCGAAACCGTGGTGGCGCCGGGGCAGGGGACTTCGGCCCGGATCAGGGAGGCGGTGAACGGGATCAATCCGCGCGGCAAGACCCCCATGACCGATGCGCTTCTCGCGGCGGCAGAAGCCCTGCGTTATACGGAGGAGCGCGCGACGGTGATCCTTGTGTCCGACGGGATCGAGACCTGCAATCCCGACCCCTGCGCCGCGGCGCGCGCGATGGAGGAAGCGGGGATCGACTTCACCGCCCATGTCATCGGCTTCGACGTCACCGATCCGGAAGCCCTGGCCCAGATGCAATGTCTTGCCCGGGAGACGGGCGGGCAGTTCCTGACCGCCGGCAGCGCGGACCAGCTGGCCAGCGCCCTGAACGCCGTTGTCGAGGAACCGGTCTACGTCCCCCAGACGGTGCAGATCGCGGGCGTCCTGCAGCCCGGCGGGCCCGAGATCGCTGGGCCGATCCGCTGGAACATCCTGCCCGAGGCGGGGGCGAATTACGACGGGGCAGGGCCGGGCTATGCCATCGACCTCGTGGCGGGGCGCTACGATGTCGTGGGGATTCGTGAAAGCGATGGTGCAGAGGCCGGGACGGTTTTCGACGTTGCAGCCCGGGAGACGGATCAGGGCCAGCGGGTCGAGGTGGTCTTTCCCGAGCCCGCGCCCGATCCCACGATGGTGACATTCCGCGCCGTGATCGGCACGGAGAACGGCCCCGAGATCGAGACGCCGGTGATCTGGGACGTGGTGTCCGAGGACGCGGGCGTCTTGGTCGACGGCGAGATGGCCAACCCGATGCCGGCCCAGTTGATGCCCGGCGCGCATACTGTGACGGCGTACTGGGCGGCACAGGAAACCGCATCGCCGCCGCGGCAGTTCATCGTGACCGCCGACCCGCGCGAGATCGTCGTCGTCTTTGAACCGCCTGCGGTCACGGCGTCCATCGGCGCGCCCTCGTCGGCCATCGTCGGGTCGACCATCGAGGTCACCTGGAACGGTCCGGGCCAGGAGGGCGACTTCATCGGCATCGGCAAGGCCGGGGCAAGCGGTTCCGGCCGCTGGCGCAACTTCACAGAAACCGGCGCCGGGTCGCCCCTGAACCTTCTCGTGCCGCCGGAGCCCGGCGCGTATGCCATTGGCTACTTCGACGGGGCAACCAACGACATGCTGGGCAGCGTCGCCATCGACGTTCTGCCCGCCAATATCACGATCAGCGCGCCGGCCGAGGTCAGTGTCAGCGAGACCTTCGAAGTCGCGTGGACCGGCCCCGACTACGCGGACGACTTCATCGGCATCGGTCTTGTGGGGGCGGGCGGTTCCGGCCAATGGCGCAACTTCACCATGACCTCGCAGGGCAGCCCGCTGCAATTGCGCGCGCCCGCGGCACCGGGGGACTACCTGATCAAGTACTTCCTCGGGCAGGACAACTGGGCGTCCTTCGAGGTTGCGGTCACCGTCACCGAGCCGGAGATTTCCCTTTCCGCCCCGGCAGAGGTCGAGGCCAGCACCTTTTTCGAGGTCGCCTGGACCGGGCCGGACACACCGGGCGATTTCATCGGGATCGGCAAGGTCGGCGCGGGCGGTTCCGGCCAGTGGCGCAACTTTGCCGCCACTTCGGACGGAAACCCCGCGCGCCTGCAGGCGCCGCCCGAGGCCGGAGACTATCTGATCAAGTACTTCCTCGATCAGGACAACACGGCACTCTTCGAGATCCCCATCACGGTCGGCCAGCCTCAGGTCAGCCTGACCGCCCCGGCCGAGGCGGATGTCAGCCAGACGATCGAGGTCGCATGGGCCGGTCCCGACACGCCCGGTGACTTCATCGGGATCGGCAAGGTCGGTGCGGGCGGCTCGGGCCAGTGGCTCAACTACGTTGCAACGGCCGACGGCACTCCCGCGCGCCTGATGACACCGTCTGAGCCGGGCGAGTATCTGATCAAGTACTTCCTCGACCAGGACAACACAGCACTCATCGAGGTCCCGATCACGCTGCGCCAACCCGAGGTGTCGCTGAGCGCCCCGGCCAGTGCGGAGGTCTCGACCATGATCGAGGTGGCCTGGACAGGTCCCGACACGCCGGGCGATTTCATCGGTGTCGGCAAGGCCGGTGCGGGCGGTTCCGGCCAGTGGCGCAACTACGCCGAGACCAGCACGGGCAATCCGGTCCGGCTGCTCGTTCCCGCCGAACCGGGCGACTACGTGATCAAGTACTTTCTCGATCAGCGGAACACACCGCTTTACGAGGTGCCTTTGACGGTGACCGCGGCGGAGGTCAGCATGGAGGTGCCCGCCATCGTGACGGGCGGGACTGTCGTGGACATACCGTGGACCGGTCCGAACCATGCGGGCGATTTCATCGGCATCGGTCTGGCGGGCGCCGGAGGGTCGGGCCAGTGGCGGTCCTATGCGCCGACCGTCGACGGCTCGCCCGCGCGGTTGCGGATACCGACTGTCGGGGGGGACTATGCCGTTCAGTACTTCCTCGACCAGGACAACACCTCTGCGCTGGAAATCCCGGTCAAGGTCGTGACGCCGGCCGCAACGCTCGATGTCCCGGCAACCGCGGCACCAGGTGCGACGATCGAGGTCGCATGGACCGGGCCCAACTACGACGGCGACTACATCGGGCTTGGCAAGGCCGGGGCCGGGGGCTCAGGCCAGTGGCGGACATATGCGGAAACCTCGGGTGGTCCGGTGCTCAGCCTCACCCTGCCGGAGGAACCCGGCGAGTACCTGATCCAGTATTTCGTCAATTCGGATCAGACTTCCATCGCGAAACACGCGCTCGTCATCCAGTAG
- a CDS encoding GntR family transcriptional regulator → MERKRSDRIADELEGLIFDGTFPDGARLDEVMLAERFDVSRTPIREALHRLTLSGLVEQLPRRGVFVRQPGPVELIEMFEVMAELEAACARLAATRISDAALDKLAEINARCMEAVAAQDADAYYRENESFHALIYAQSGNGFLEGEALRLQRRLQPFRRTQLRLRGRLRQSMAEHEAVLAALCDADGAQAAEIMRAHVAVQGEKFHHLLASLKPAAAANS, encoded by the coding sequence ATGGAACGCAAACGCTCGGACCGCATCGCTGACGAACTCGAAGGGCTGATCTTTGACGGCACCTTTCCCGATGGCGCGCGCCTTGACGAGGTGATGCTGGCGGAACGGTTCGACGTCTCGCGCACCCCGATCCGCGAGGCGTTGCACCGGCTGACACTCTCCGGTCTGGTCGAGCAATTGCCGCGCCGGGGCGTCTTTGTCCGCCAACCGGGTCCGGTCGAACTCATCGAGATGTTCGAGGTCATGGCCGAGCTGGAGGCCGCCTGCGCCCGGCTTGCCGCGACCCGCATCAGCGACGCCGCGCTGGACAAGCTGGCCGAGATCAACGCGCGCTGCATGGAAGCCGTCGCCGCGCAGGATGCCGACGCCTACTACCGCGAGAACGAGAGCTTTCATGCGCTGATCTATGCGCAGTCCGGCAACGGGTTTCTGGAAGGCGAAGCGCTTCGGCTGCAGCGCCGCCTGCAACCGTTTCGCCGGACCCAGCTTCGGCTGCGGGGGCGCCTGCGCCAGTCGATGGCCGAGCACGAGGCGGTTCTTGCCGCGCTGTGTGACGCCGACGGGGCGCAGGCCGCCGAGATCATGCGCGCCCATGTGGCCGTGCAAGGTGAAAAGTTCCACCACCTTCTGGCCAGCCTGAAACCGGCCGCCGCCGCAAACAGCTGA
- the dctP gene encoding TRAP transporter substrate-binding protein DctP produces MKHFLTASVAAVALCASAETAAAAELRLSHQWSTGDVRHKVAQIVADEVAAADVDLEIKIFPSASLFKAREQYTPLSRGQLDMTVLPLSYAGGQQPAYNLTLMPGLVKNHDHAARLNESEFMGEIEDIMAGDDVMVLVHGYLAGGFAGKDSCITAPEDMQGKQTRAAGKAFEQMLAGAGASIASMASSEIYNAMQTGVLDAANTSSSSFVSYRIYEQVACYTPAGDYALWFMYQPLLMNKTTYDGLTDEQKAALQAASEKAQAFYLEEAKKEDAESAQVFADAGVEIAQMSAEDFDKWRALAQETSYKAFVEETPDGQKLLDLALSVE; encoded by the coding sequence ATGAAACATTTTCTGACTGCCAGCGTGGCAGCCGTTGCCCTGTGCGCATCTGCGGAGACCGCCGCCGCCGCCGAGCTGCGCCTGTCGCATCAGTGGTCCACCGGGGACGTGCGCCACAAGGTGGCCCAGATCGTCGCGGACGAGGTGGCCGCAGCCGATGTGGATCTGGAGATCAAGATTTTTCCGTCCGCCTCGCTGTTCAAGGCGCGCGAGCAATACACGCCCCTGTCGCGCGGCCAGCTCGACATGACGGTCCTGCCGCTGTCCTACGCCGGTGGCCAGCAGCCTGCCTACAACCTGACCCTGATGCCGGGGCTCGTGAAGAACCACGACCACGCCGCCCGCCTGAACGAGAGCGAGTTCATGGGCGAGATCGAGGACATCATGGCCGGCGATGACGTCATGGTGCTGGTGCACGGCTACCTCGCCGGCGGCTTTGCGGGCAAGGACAGCTGCATCACCGCGCCGGAGGACATGCAGGGCAAGCAGACCCGCGCCGCGGGCAAGGCGTTCGAGCAGATGCTGGCCGGGGCAGGGGCGTCCATCGCGTCGATGGCCTCGTCCGAGATCTACAATGCCATGCAGACCGGCGTTCTGGACGCGGCGAACACCTCGTCCTCGTCCTTCGTGTCGTATCGCATCTACGAGCAGGTGGCGTGCTACACGCCGGCGGGCGATTATGCGCTGTGGTTCATGTATCAGCCGCTGCTGATGAACAAGACGACCTACGACGGCCTGACCGACGAGCAGAAGGCCGCGCTGCAGGCGGCCTCGGAAAAGGCGCAGGCCTTCTACCTCGAAGAGGCCAAGAAGGAAGACGCCGAAAGCGCCCAGGTCTTTGCGGACGCGGGTGTGGAGATCGCGCAGATGTCCGCCGAGGATTTCGACAAGTGGCGCGCCCTGGCGCAGGAGACCTCGTACAAGGCCTTCGTCGAAGAGACGCCGGACGGCCAGAAGCTGCTGGACCTCGCGCTGTCGGTCGAGTGA
- a CDS encoding TRAP transporter small permease: protein MAGQIGGAVARTGNNPFLRGVAALSTLAGWCSAAMIVAAVAITCQMIWVRFVLNGSTVWQTEAVIYLVIAATLIGLAYVQRLRGHVNVDLVPLALKPGPRRILAMVVSALSIAIVAMMLWYGWEYWHFAYERGWKSDTVWGVRLWIPYSAIPVGLGLLLLQLIADLVALLIGVDAPFGLEDTETIAQHHTGET, encoded by the coding sequence ATGGCAGGCCAGATCGGCGGCGCGGTCGCGCGCACCGGCAACAATCCCTTTCTGCGCGGTGTCGCGGCGCTCAGCACCCTTGCGGGCTGGTGTTCGGCGGCCATGATCGTCGCGGCGGTGGCCATCACCTGCCAGATGATCTGGGTGCGCTTCGTGCTGAACGGATCGACCGTGTGGCAGACCGAGGCGGTGATCTACCTCGTCATCGCGGCCACCCTGATCGGGCTGGCCTACGTGCAGCGGCTGCGCGGCCATGTGAACGTCGACCTCGTGCCGCTGGCGCTGAAGCCGGGACCGCGCCGTATCCTGGCCATGGTCGTGTCGGCCCTGTCCATCGCCATCGTGGCGATGATGCTCTGGTACGGCTGGGAATACTGGCACTTTGCCTATGAGCGCGGCTGGAAATCCGACACCGTCTGGGGCGTCCGCCTGTGGATCCCCTATTCCGCCATTCCCGTGGGTCTGGGCCTGCTGCTGCTGCAGTTGATTGCCGACCTCGTGGCGCTTCTGATCGGGGTCGATGCGCCCTTCGGCCTCGAAGACACTGAAACCATTGCCCAGCACCATACCGGAGAGACCTGA
- a CDS encoding TRAP transporter large permease, whose product MDPLLLGGLVAVITIVVLFSGVSVALGLLIVSAGFLLVFDGMRSLELIPEILFGKLDNFALLSIPMFIIMGASIASTRAGADLYEALERWLTRVPGGLVISNLGACALFAAMSGSSPATCAAIGKMGIPEMRKRGYPDGVAAGSIAAGGTLGILIPPSVTMIVYGIATETSIGRLFLAGVMPGLMLMFLFMAWSLYSTARSGDRAMLTARRYSWSERLEILPRVLPFLFIILGVLYAMYGGIATPSETAAVGALLCLVIAVIIYRLWNPRDLWTVLRDSTRESVMILFIIAAAGVFSYMLSSLFITQSIAAWIGELEVNRWVLMGAVNVFLLIAGFFLPPVAVILMAAPILLPIIQTAGFDPIWFAVVLTINMEIGLISPPVGLNLYVINGIAPDISLRTILIGSLPFVVCMVLAIVILCVFPGIATWLPDLVMGPAI is encoded by the coding sequence ATGGACCCGCTCCTTCTGGGCGGCCTCGTCGCCGTCATCACCATCGTCGTGCTGTTTTCCGGCGTGTCCGTCGCGCTCGGGCTGCTGATCGTCTCTGCCGGGTTCCTGCTGGTCTTTGACGGGATGCGGTCGCTGGAACTGATCCCCGAGATCCTGTTCGGCAAGCTCGACAACTTCGCCCTCCTGTCGATCCCGATGTTCATCATCATGGGGGCCAGTATCGCCTCTACCCGGGCGGGCGCCGACCTCTACGAGGCGCTGGAGCGCTGGCTGACCCGCGTGCCGGGCGGGCTGGTGATCTCCAACCTCGGGGCTTGCGCGCTGTTCGCCGCGATGAGCGGGTCCAGCCCCGCCACCTGTGCCGCCATCGGCAAGATGGGCATCCCCGAGATGCGCAAGCGCGGCTATCCCGACGGCGTGGCCGCTGGTTCCATCGCGGCGGGCGGCACGCTGGGCATCCTGATCCCGCCGTCGGTCACCATGATCGTCTACGGCATCGCCACGGAAACCTCGATCGGCCGTCTGTTCCTGGCGGGCGTGATGCCGGGCCTGATGCTGATGTTCCTTTTCATGGCGTGGTCGCTCTATTCGACCGCCCGGTCGGGGGACCGCGCCATGCTGACCGCGCGCCGCTACAGCTGGTCCGAGCGGCTGGAGATCCTCCCGCGCGTTCTGCCGTTCCTCTTCATCATCCTCGGCGTGCTATATGCCATGTACGGCGGCATCGCGACGCCATCGGAAACCGCGGCGGTGGGCGCACTTCTGTGCCTCGTGATCGCGGTCATCATCTACCGCCTCTGGAATCCGCGCGACCTCTGGACCGTGCTGCGCGACTCCACCCGAGAGTCGGTGATGATCCTCTTCATCATCGCGGCGGCGGGGGTGTTCAGCTACATGCTGTCCTCGCTCTTCATCACGCAGAGCATCGCCGCGTGGATCGGCGAGCTGGAGGTCAACCGCTGGGTCCTGATGGGGGCGGTCAACGTCTTCCTGCTGATCGCGGGCTTCTTCCTGCCGCCGGTCGCGGTGATCCTGATGGCCGCGCCGATCCTGCTGCCGATCATCCAGACCGCCGGTTTCGACCCGATCTGGTTCGCGGTGGTGCTGACGATCAACATGGAAATCGGCCTGATCTCGCCCCCTGTCGGCCTGAACCTGTACGTCATCAACGGCATCGCGCCGGACATCTCGCTCCGGACCATCCTCATCGGCTCGTTGCCCTTTGTGGTCTGCATGGTGCTGGCGATTGTGATCCTGTGCGTGTTCCCCGGCATCGCCACATGGCTGCCTGACCTCGTGATGGGACCCGCGATATGA
- a CDS encoding malonyl-CoA decarboxylase, producing the protein MSLFADLLSNVFEYRYRFGLARQDGRPLPELTAALVGATGEVTGQAVARQIIDRYADWSDEEKRAFFEHLAHDMDLDVEAAAAALARYAENRNKATYRAFAAAAEPPRQELIRRLNQVRGATRQLVRMRADLLRLGRDDDALMALDQDFRHLFASWFNRGFLVLRPINWESPAQILEKIIAYEAVHAIDSWDDLRRRLQPADRRCFAFFHPVMPDEPLIFVEVALTRGIPGSVQNVLAEEREPLTADQADTAVFYSISNCQAGLAGISFGNSLIKQVAADLSAELPGLRTFVTLSPIPGFARWLEGRDVPFDRQDDTQMRQLAAWYLTRAKRDNGRPLDPVAGFHLGNGALVHALHARADVSPKGQAQSHGVMVNYLYDLARVSQNHEKFAATGEIATSSDVRGLASAADTVLKEPAK; encoded by the coding sequence ATGAGCCTGTTTGCCGATCTGCTCTCCAACGTCTTCGAGTACCGCTATCGCTTTGGCCTGGCGCGGCAGGATGGCCGGCCCTTGCCCGAACTGACCGCCGCGCTGGTCGGCGCCACGGGCGAGGTGACGGGGCAGGCGGTGGCGCGGCAGATCATCGACCGCTACGCCGACTGGTCGGACGAGGAAAAGCGCGCCTTCTTCGAGCATCTCGCCCATGACATGGACCTGGATGTGGAGGCCGCCGCCGCCGCGCTGGCGCGCTATGCCGAAAACCGCAACAAGGCGACCTACCGCGCCTTTGCCGCCGCCGCCGAACCACCGCGTCAGGAGCTGATCCGCCGGCTGAACCAGGTGCGCGGGGCCACGCGGCAACTGGTGCGCATGCGGGCCGACCTGCTGCGGCTGGGGCGCGACGACGACGCGCTGATGGCGCTGGATCAGGACTTCCGGCATCTCTTTGCCTCGTGGTTCAATCGCGGCTTCCTTGTGCTGCGCCCCATCAACTGGGAAAGCCCGGCGCAGATCCTCGAGAAGATCATCGCCTACGAGGCGGTGCACGCCATCGATTCATGGGACGACCTGCGGCGGCGCCTGCAACCGGCGGACCGGCGCTGCTTTGCCTTTTTCCACCCGGTCATGCCGGATGAGCCGCTGATCTTCGTCGAGGTCGCCCTGACGCGCGGCATCCCCGGCTCGGTGCAGAACGTGCTGGCCGAGGAACGCGAGCCGCTGACCGCCGATCAGGCCGACACCGCCGTGTTCTATTCCATCTCGAACTGCCAGGCCGGGCTGGCGGGGATTTCCTTCGGCAATTCCCTGATCAAGCAGGTCGCCGCCGACCTGTCTGCGGAACTGCCGGGGCTCAGGACCTTTGTCACGCTGTCGCCCATTCCCGGCTTTGCCCGCTGGCTGGAGGGGCGCGACGTACCCTTTGACCGCCAAGACGACACCCAGATGCGCCAGCTGGCTGCCTGGTATCTGACGCGGGCCAAGCGGGACAATGGCCGGCCGCTGGATCCGGTGGCGGGCTTTCACCTCGGCAATGGTGCGCTGGTCCATGCGCTCCACGCCCGCGCCGACGTTTCGCCCAAGGGGCAGGCGCAATCACATGGGGTGATGGTCAACTACCTGTATGATCTGGCCCGCGTCTCGCAGAACCACGAAAAGTTCGCCGCGACGGGTGAGATTGCCACCTCGTCAGATGTGCGTGGCCTCGCCTCCGCTGCCGATACCGTACTGAAGGAACCCGCGAAATGA
- a CDS encoding malonyl-CoA synthase, translating into MNPLYDRLFGVHAGKDTPFLHLASGESLTHAAFLRMAARFAHVLSNAGLVPGDRLAAQVEKSPEALALYAACVQAGVVFLPLNTAYTRDELAYFIENSGAKLVVGDPAKADDLRPMVEGLDAQLMTLAADGTGSFTEAAADQPDSFDTAGREEDDLAAFLYTSGTTGRSKGAMLTQANLLSNAETLVDCWRFTADDVLLHALPIFHTHGLFVATNVMLVAGGSMIFLPKFDLDVVIDNLPRATSMMGVPTFYTRLLNDDRFTRDLTQGMRLFTSGSAPLLAETHVRFEERTGHRILERYGMTETNMNTSNPYDGDRRAGTVGLPLPGVELKVCDPETGAELPRGEVGVIEVRGPNVFKGYWQMPDKTAAELREDGFFITGDLGVQGEDGYVTIVGRNKDLIISGGYNIYPKEIEQVLDDQPGVLETAVIGVPHPDFGETVVAVVVPQEGAAPDADQLAAACTGSLARFKHPRRFEIVDALPRNTMGKVQKNILRDTYKGLFSN; encoded by the coding sequence ATGAACCCGCTTTACGACCGCCTGTTCGGTGTCCATGCCGGCAAGGACACGCCCTTTCTGCACCTTGCCTCCGGTGAGAGCCTGACCCACGCGGCGTTCCTGCGCATGGCGGCGCGCTTTGCCCATGTGCTGAGCAACGCGGGGCTGGTGCCGGGCGATCGTCTGGCGGCACAGGTGGAGAAATCCCCCGAAGCGCTGGCACTGTACGCAGCCTGCGTGCAGGCTGGCGTCGTCTTCCTGCCTCTGAACACGGCCTATACCCGCGACGAGCTGGCCTATTTCATCGAGAACTCGGGCGCGAAGCTGGTGGTGGGCGATCCGGCCAAGGCCGACGATCTGCGCCCGATGGTCGAGGGGCTGGACGCGCAGCTGATGACCTTGGCCGCCGATGGCACGGGCAGTTTCACCGAAGCCGCCGCCGACCAGCCCGACAGCTTTGACACCGCCGGGCGGGAAGAGGATGACCTGGCCGCCTTCCTCTACACATCCGGCACGACGGGGCGGTCGAAGGGGGCGATGCTGACGCAGGCGAACCTTCTGTCGAACGCAGAGACGCTGGTCGACTGCTGGCGCTTTACCGCAGACGACGTGTTGCTGCACGCGCTGCCCATCTTTCACACGCACGGGCTGTTCGTCGCGACGAACGTGATGCTTGTGGCGGGCGGGTCGATGATCTTCCTGCCGAAGTTCGATCTGGACGTGGTAATCGACAACCTGCCGCGCGCCACGTCGATGATGGGTGTGCCGACCTTCTACACCCGGCTTCTGAACGATGATCGGTTTACCCGCGACCTGACGCAGGGCATGCGGCTGTTTACCTCGGGCTCGGCCCCGCTGCTTGCCGAAACCCATGTGCGGTTCGAGGAGCGCACCGGCCACCGTATCCTCGAACGTTACGGCATGACCGAAACCAACATGAACACGTCGAACCCCTATGACGGCGACCGCCGGGCCGGGACGGTCGGTCTGCCGCTGCCGGGCGTCGAGCTGAAGGTCTGCGATCCCGAAACCGGGGCAGAGCTGCCGCGTGGCGAGGTCGGCGTGATCGAGGTCCGCGGCCCCAACGTCTTCAAGGGGTACTGGCAGATGCCGGACAAGACCGCCGCCGAATTGCGCGAGGACGGGTTCTTCATCACCGGCGACCTCGGTGTGCAGGGCGAGGATGGCTATGTCACCATCGTCGGCCGCAACAAGGATCTGATCATCTCGGGCGGTTACAACATCTATCCCAAGGAAATCGAACAGGTGCTGGACGACCAGCCGGGTGTGCTGGAAACCGCCGTGATCGGCGTGCCGCACCCGGATTTCGGCGAAACCGTTGTGGCTGTCGTCGTGCCGCAAGAGGGCGCCGCACCGGATGCCGATCAACTGGCCGCCGCCTGTACCGGCAGCCTTGCCCGGTTCAAGCACCCGCGTCGTTTCGAGATCGTCGACGCCCTGCCGCGCAACACCATGGGCAAAGTGCAAAAGAACATCCTGCGCGATACCTACAAGGGTTTGTTCAGCAATTGA
- a CDS encoding glyoxalase superfamily protein, translating to MTDPTLDTVKAEAKALRQALRAEGKVVSHAQSLELIARRHGARDWNTLHARLRQRNAPLLLAVGTKVSGRYLGQAYSGKILAVSGRAERRQVEIALDQPIDTVRFDSFSNWRHRIRGTLDKDGRSPDTTSDGTPVLTVDRTQA from the coding sequence ATGACCGATCCAACCCTCGACACCGTCAAGGCTGAGGCCAAGGCGCTCCGACAGGCGCTGCGCGCCGAAGGCAAGGTGGTCAGCCATGCGCAATCTCTCGAACTCATCGCACGGCGGCACGGCGCGCGCGACTGGAACACGCTTCATGCCCGTCTCAGACAGCGCAACGCCCCACTGCTCCTCGCCGTAGGCACCAAGGTGAGCGGGCGCTATCTTGGGCAGGCCTACAGCGGAAAGATCCTGGCCGTTTCGGGGAGGGCCGAGCGTCGCCAGGTCGAGATCGCGCTGGATCAGCCGATCGACACCGTTCGGTTCGACAGCTTCTCGAACTGGCGACACCGTATTCGCGGCACGCTCGACAAAGACGGGCGCAGTCCTGACACGACATCCGACGGCACACCGGTTCTCACCGTGGACAGGACGCAGGCCTGA